A DNA window from Ornithinimicrobium humiphilum contains the following coding sequences:
- a CDS encoding MBL fold metallo-hydrolase RNA specificity domain-containing protein: MTGRDTRRDVRTLTFLGAASTVTGSKTLLTVDGRRMLVDAGMFQGEKHLRVRNWEPFPVSPSTLDGIVLTHAHLDHCGYLPALVRQGFAGPVWCTADTATLAEIVLRDSAYLQENDAAHAARRGYSRHDPPLPLYTVADVERTLPLLRTVDYDEDVDTGGGVRVRMTRAGHILGSASVTLGWPGGSVLFSGDLGRADHPVLRPREIPPGAPDVVVESTYGDREHPDPEGAAHEQLAEAIRRTVARGGTVLVPAFAVDRTEVVLRALGELRRAGRIPDLPVHVDSPMALAALRVYRRAASRGELRPDLQGDLVDLPHLYEARTVEDSMALNNPRMPCVIISASGMATGGRVVHHLKHLLPDRRNTVVLTGYQAVGTRGRSLADGAQEIKMHGDYVPVRAEVVQVEEFSVHADSSDLLAWLAALDPAPRRVLVNHGEPGSSAALAARIRRELGITAVVPADAEVVDLSRG, translated from the coding sequence ATGACCGGTCGGGACACCCGGAGAGACGTGCGGACGCTGACCTTCCTCGGGGCCGCGTCGACGGTGACCGGGTCCAAGACGCTCCTGACGGTGGACGGCCGCCGCATGCTCGTCGACGCCGGCATGTTCCAGGGCGAGAAGCACCTCCGGGTGCGCAACTGGGAGCCCTTCCCGGTGTCGCCCTCCACGCTCGACGGGATCGTGCTCACCCACGCCCACCTCGACCACTGCGGCTACCTGCCCGCGCTGGTGCGGCAGGGCTTCGCCGGCCCGGTCTGGTGCACGGCCGACACCGCGACCCTCGCCGAGATCGTGCTGCGGGACTCCGCCTACCTGCAGGAGAACGATGCGGCCCACGCCGCGAGGCGGGGCTACTCCAGGCACGACCCGCCGCTGCCCCTCTACACCGTCGCGGACGTGGAGCGGACGCTGCCGCTGCTGCGCACCGTCGACTACGACGAGGACGTCGACACCGGCGGTGGGGTGCGGGTCCGGATGACGCGCGCCGGCCACATCCTCGGCTCGGCGAGCGTCACCCTGGGCTGGCCCGGCGGGTCGGTGCTCTTCTCCGGCGACCTGGGGCGGGCCGACCACCCGGTGCTGCGGCCGCGCGAGATCCCGCCGGGCGCGCCCGACGTGGTGGTCGAGTCGACCTACGGCGACCGGGAGCACCCCGACCCCGAGGGCGCCGCCCACGAGCAGCTGGCCGAGGCGATCCGCCGCACCGTCGCCCGCGGTGGCACGGTGCTCGTCCCGGCCTTCGCCGTCGACCGCACCGAGGTGGTGCTGCGGGCGCTGGGCGAGCTGCGCAGGGCCGGTCGCATCCCCGACCTGCCGGTCCACGTCGACAGCCCGATGGCGCTGGCGGCGCTCCGCGTCTACCGCAGGGCCGCCTCCCGCGGCGAGCTGCGGCCGGACCTCCAGGGCGACCTGGTCGACCTGCCGCACCTCTACGAGGCCCGCACCGTCGAGGACTCGATGGCGCTCAACAACCCGCGCATGCCGTGCGTCATCATCAGCGCCTCCGGCATGGCCACGGGTGGCCGGGTGGTGCACCACCTCAAGCACCTGCTCCCCGACCGTCGCAACACCGTCGTGCTCACCGGCTACCAGGCCGTCGGCACGCGCGGCCGGTCGCTCGCGGACGGCGCGCAGGAGATCAAGATGCACGGCGACTACGTCCCGGTCCGCGCCGAGGTGGTGCAGGTCGAGGAGTTCTCGGTGCACGCCGACTCCTCCGACCTCCTCGCCTGGCTCGCCGCCCTCGACCCGGCGCCGCGGCGGGTGCTCGTCAACCACGGCGAGCCGGGGTCGTCGGCGGCGCTGGCCGCGCGGATCCGGCGCGAGCTCGGGATCACCGCCGTCGTCCCGGCCGACGCCGAGGTCGTGGACCTGAGCCGGGGCTGA
- a CDS encoding response regulator, producing the protein MRVVVADDSILLREGLSLLLGDAGHEVVAAVGDGPSFVRAMAQERPDLGITDVRMPPGHTDEGMRAAVEVREADPEARVLVLSQYVVLAYADELLADGRGGVGYLLKDRVSRLDQFLGAVEQVAGGGTVLDPEVVTQLFGRRRAASDPVESLTPREQDVLGLMAQGFTNAGIARELVVTEGAVEKHSQRIFAKLGLAETDQHRRVQAVLTWLQSRG; encoded by the coding sequence TTGCGCGTGGTCGTCGCCGACGACTCGATCCTGCTGCGCGAGGGGCTGAGCCTGCTGCTCGGCGACGCGGGGCACGAGGTGGTCGCGGCCGTCGGCGACGGACCGTCGTTCGTGCGGGCGATGGCGCAGGAGCGTCCCGACCTGGGCATCACCGACGTGCGGATGCCGCCCGGGCACACCGACGAGGGCATGCGCGCCGCGGTCGAGGTGCGCGAGGCCGACCCCGAGGCGCGGGTGCTGGTGCTCAGCCAGTACGTCGTGCTCGCCTACGCCGACGAGCTGCTGGCCGACGGCCGCGGCGGCGTCGGCTACCTCCTCAAGGACCGGGTCTCGCGGCTCGACCAGTTCCTCGGCGCGGTGGAGCAGGTCGCCGGCGGCGGTACCGTCCTCGACCCCGAGGTCGTCACCCAGCTCTTCGGCCGGCGACGTGCGGCCTCCGATCCCGTCGAGAGCCTCACGCCGCGCGAGCAGGACGTGCTCGGGCTCATGGCGCAGGGCTTCACCAACGCCGGCATCGCCCGCGAGCTCGTCGTGACCGAGGGCGCCGTGGAGAAGCACAGCCAGCGGATCTTCGCCAAGCTCGGCCTGGCCGAGACCGACCAGCACCGGCGGGTGCAGGCGGTCCTGACCTGGCTGCAGAGTCGGGGCTGA
- a CDS encoding sensor histidine kinase — MISTDTPPPLPGLPGREPDDLDDLHDRAPATTTDGPERTRSAARRTVREAAYLIVCFPVAVWTFVVAVVGLSGAAALVTAPLFVPLAGVLLRASATIERSLQRQLLGRRVPQPVYASDFPTTGSAAGNVWRRVTDPQTWLEIVWGIVGFVVATVTFVLTVTFGAIAVAGLTSPLWFWIIVRIPEYAGLGDLLGIGPGFVVDSAANVLAGLVGLALLVPTTRLGSMLQSGIAGALIGTRATEERYAAIARAHTAGQQAERDSLRRLERDLHDGPQQGLVRLQMDLARAERLMETDPQKAREILAGAGLTASSTLGELRALSRGIAPPELVDHGLHSALMSLAASHPARVTIHDRIGTRLPEQVETALYYAVSEALTNVAKHARARTVEVILQRRPGWAEAVVTDDGVGGASIAKGHGLAGLERRLAGVQGTLWLSSPEGGPTTLVAAVPSGTAR; from the coding sequence ATGATCAGCACGGACACGCCCCCTCCCCTCCCCGGGCTCCCCGGTCGCGAGCCGGACGACCTCGACGACCTCCACGACCGCGCTCCCGCCACGACCACCGACGGGCCGGAGCGGACGCGGTCGGCCGCGCGCCGCACGGTGCGGGAGGCGGCATACCTCATCGTGTGCTTCCCGGTCGCGGTCTGGACCTTCGTCGTCGCGGTGGTGGGGCTCTCGGGCGCGGCCGCGCTGGTCACCGCGCCGCTCTTCGTGCCGCTGGCCGGGGTGCTGCTGCGGGCGAGCGCCACCATCGAGCGCTCCCTGCAGCGCCAGCTGCTCGGCCGGCGGGTGCCGCAGCCGGTCTACGCCTCGGACTTCCCGACGACGGGCTCGGCGGCGGGCAACGTGTGGCGCCGGGTGACCGACCCGCAGACCTGGTTGGAGATCGTCTGGGGCATCGTCGGCTTCGTCGTCGCGACCGTCACCTTCGTGCTCACCGTGACCTTCGGCGCGATCGCGGTCGCGGGTCTGACCTCGCCGTTGTGGTTCTGGATCATCGTGCGGATCCCGGAGTACGCCGGGCTGGGCGACCTGCTCGGCATCGGCCCGGGCTTCGTCGTCGACTCCGCCGCCAACGTGCTCGCCGGGCTGGTCGGCCTGGCACTGCTCGTGCCGACCACGCGCCTGGGGTCGATGCTGCAGAGCGGCATCGCCGGCGCACTCATCGGCACCCGCGCCACCGAGGAGCGCTACGCCGCGATCGCCCGCGCGCACACCGCCGGGCAGCAGGCCGAGCGCGACTCGCTGCGCCGCCTCGAGCGCGACCTGCACGACGGCCCGCAGCAGGGGCTCGTGCGCCTGCAGATGGACCTCGCCCGGGCCGAGCGGCTCATGGAGACCGACCCGCAGAAGGCCCGCGAGATCCTCGCCGGTGCCGGCCTCACCGCCTCCTCCACCCTGGGGGAGCTGCGCGCCCTCAGCCGCGGCATCGCCCCGCCCGAGCTCGTCGACCACGGGCTGCACTCCGCCCTGATGTCGCTGGCCGCCAGCCACCCGGCCCGGGTGACGATCCACGACCGCATCGGCACCCGGCTGCCGGAGCAGGTCGAGACCGCGCTCTACTACGCCGTCAGCGAGGCGCTCACCAACGTCGCCAAGCACGCCCGTGCGCGGACCGTCGAGGTGATCCTGCAGCGCCGGCCCGGCTGGGCCGAGGCCGTGGTCACCGACGACGGCGTCGGCGGCGCCTCGATCGCCAAGGGCCACGGGCTCGCGGGCCTCGAGCGACGGCTGGCCGGGGTGCAGGGCACCCTGTGGCTCTCCTCCCCCGAGGGCGGTCCGACCACCCTCGTCGCGGCCGTGCCCTCGGGCACGGCACGATGA
- the coaE gene encoding dephospho-CoA kinase, whose product MLWVGLSGGIGSGKSTVSARLAEHGAVVVDADKIARQVVEPGTPGLAEIAQRFGPSVIAEDGSLDRQALGAVVFGDEAARRALEAITHPRILERTQQLVAAAPDDAVVVHDIPLLVELDRAADYALTVIVDVPEEERVRRLVELRGMDEQQARARIAVQATDAQRRAAADVLLPNAGTLDQLRTRVDALWWDRLVPYEANVRHGRRVRRSEILEVVDPDPRWAAQAARLAARLQRALGESAVRVDHIGSTAVPGLPAKDVVDLQVVVPSLEVLDDPAVHRRLARVGFSPPAPNWDHARGKGVADGRWPKRFWGGGDPGRVVHVHGRVADGPAWRVALLLRDWLRGDEEARRDYLALKEKLLSAGLSSSDYAQAKEPWFARAVPRAEEWAARTGWTP is encoded by the coding sequence ATGCTCTGGGTAGGTCTGTCCGGCGGGATCGGGTCCGGCAAGTCGACGGTGTCGGCGCGGCTCGCCGAGCACGGCGCCGTCGTCGTCGACGCCGACAAGATCGCGCGGCAGGTCGTCGAGCCGGGCACCCCGGGGCTCGCCGAGATCGCCCAGCGCTTCGGCCCCTCGGTGATCGCGGAGGACGGCTCGCTCGACCGCCAGGCCCTGGGCGCCGTCGTCTTCGGCGACGAGGCCGCCCGTCGAGCCCTGGAGGCGATCACCCACCCGCGCATCCTTGAGCGGACCCAGCAGCTCGTCGCGGCCGCGCCGGACGACGCGGTGGTCGTGCACGACATACCCCTGCTCGTGGAGCTCGACCGCGCCGCCGACTACGCGCTGACCGTGATCGTCGACGTGCCCGAGGAGGAGCGGGTGCGGCGGCTCGTGGAGCTGCGGGGCATGGACGAGCAGCAGGCGCGGGCACGGATCGCGGTGCAGGCCACCGACGCGCAGCGCCGGGCGGCCGCCGACGTCCTGCTGCCCAACGCCGGCACGCTCGACCAGCTGCGCACCCGGGTCGACGCCCTGTGGTGGGACCGTCTGGTGCCCTACGAGGCCAACGTGCGCCACGGCCGGCGGGTCCGGCGCAGCGAGATCCTCGAGGTCGTCGACCCCGACCCGCGGTGGGCCGCCCAGGCGGCCCGGCTGGCGGCGCGGCTGCAGCGGGCGCTGGGGGAGTCGGCGGTGCGGGTCGACCACATCGGCTCGACCGCGGTGCCGGGCCTGCCCGCCAAGGACGTCGTCGACCTGCAGGTGGTCGTGCCCTCGCTCGAGGTGCTCGACGACCCCGCCGTCCACCGCAGACTGGCGCGCGTGGGCTTCTCCCCGCCGGCGCCCAACTGGGACCACGCCCGAGGGAAGGGGGTCGCCGACGGTCGGTGGCCCAAGCGTTTCTGGGGCGGCGGCGACCCCGGCCGGGTGGTCCACGTGCACGGGCGGGTCGCCGACGGGCCCGCCTGGCGGGTGGCGCTGCTGCTGCGCGACTGGCTGCGCGGGGACGAGGAGGCGCGGCGGGACTACCTGGCCCTCAAGGAGAAGCTCCTCTCCGCCGGGCTGTCCTCGAGCGACTACGCGCAGGCCAAGGAGCCGTGGTTCGCCCGTGCCGTGCCGCGCGCCGAGGAGTGGGCCGCCCGCACCGGCTGGACCCCCTGA
- a CDS encoding VOC family protein, whose product MENARLTPTVASADPDLADWRVLLGRLTARYATGDFVTGSRLVAAITDIAEELDHHPDVDLRYPHVTVTTLSHDVGHLTDRDRELARRISLAARELGVAPVPAEVSSLEVALDVLDADAVRPFWAAVLGMRVDEEGDLYDPAGRISALWFQQMDEARPGRGRFHLDITVPHDVAQDRLREALAAGGRLVSEEHAPAWWVLADVEGNEVCVCTWQGRASS is encoded by the coding sequence ATGGAGAACGCCCGCCTCACCCCGACCGTCGCCAGCGCCGACCCCGACCTCGCCGACTGGCGGGTGCTGCTGGGCCGGCTGACGGCGCGCTACGCCACCGGCGACTTCGTCACCGGGTCTCGTCTCGTCGCCGCGATCACCGACATCGCGGAGGAGCTCGACCACCACCCGGACGTCGACCTGCGCTATCCGCACGTCACGGTGACGACCCTGAGCCACGACGTCGGCCACCTCACCGACCGCGACCGCGAGCTCGCCCGCCGGATCTCCCTGGCCGCGCGCGAGCTCGGCGTCGCCCCGGTCCCGGCCGAGGTGTCCTCGCTGGAGGTCGCCCTCGACGTCCTGGACGCCGACGCCGTCCGGCCGTTCTGGGCCGCGGTGCTCGGGATGAGGGTCGACGAGGAGGGCGACCTCTACGACCCGGCGGGACGGATCTCCGCGCTGTGGTTCCAGCAGATGGACGAGGCACGACCGGGGCGCGGCCGCTTCCACCTCGACATCACCGTGCCGCACGACGTCGCGCAGGACCGGCTGCGGGAGGCGCTCGCCGCCGGCGGCCGGCTGGTGAGCGAGGAGCACGCACCGGCCTGGTGGGTGCTCGCCGACGTCGAGGGCAACGAGGTCTGCGTCTGCACCTGGCAGGGTCGCGCCAGCAGCTGA
- a CDS encoding alpha/beta fold hydrolase: protein MSAPASVFADLSHYVAVPRLSGLAMSPDGSRLVTTVATLNRKGTGYTTALWEIDPTGEREAHRLTRSAKGEAGAAFTASGDLYFTSSRPDPDADEDEPRSALWLVPARGGEARVVHSRPGGISGVTCARDADVVLVTAGLLPGARSEEEHAALATARSEGGVEAILHSGYPVRFWDHDLGPERPHVFVVEEAPEATAGEDGEDEAPPPLPGTVDRPAPLQLRLLTGGLAAPLNEPHPVVAPDGSFALLSVPVPQARAERRSALVRIDLPSGERRTLLDEDGHEVEAGPISPDGTRAVVVVDRITTPTEGPHPRLSLIDTTTGETAPLAHDWDLWADPVAWTPDGSALLVLADSNGRRPVFRVDVATGEVTQVTHDDAAWSNLAVDPGGRVAYGVRSSYLFPPEVVRLDLATGEVTPLPGPVERPSIPGRLEEVETTTEDGTRVRGWLALPEGGGEGDGTAYPLLLWIHGGPLSSWNAWTWRWNPWLMTAQGYAVLMPDPALSTGYGRDFVQRGWGAWGEAPYTDLMAITDAVVARDDIDETRTAAMGGSFGGYMANWVAGHTDRFRAIVTHASLWALDGFGPTTDAAFYWQREMTAEMGEVHSPHRYVEQITTPMLVIHGDKDYRVPIGEGLRLWYDLLSRSGLPAAEDGSTVHRFLYFPRENHWILAPQHAKVWYEVVSAFLAEHVLGEEPRELPHVLGLSPAPAEVMEQARKA from the coding sequence ATGAGCGCACCCGCGAGCGTCTTCGCCGACCTCTCCCACTACGTCGCCGTCCCCCGCCTCTCCGGCCTGGCCATGTCGCCGGACGGCAGTCGCCTCGTCACCACCGTGGCGACCCTCAACCGCAAGGGCACCGGCTACACGACCGCGTTGTGGGAGATCGACCCCACCGGGGAGCGCGAGGCGCACCGTCTGACGCGCAGCGCGAAGGGCGAGGCGGGGGCCGCCTTCACCGCCAGCGGCGACCTCTACTTCACCTCCTCGCGCCCCGACCCGGACGCCGACGAGGACGAGCCGCGCTCGGCGCTGTGGCTCGTCCCGGCCCGGGGCGGCGAGGCCCGCGTGGTCCACAGCCGGCCGGGCGGGATCAGTGGCGTGACCTGCGCCCGCGACGCCGACGTCGTGCTCGTGACCGCCGGGCTGCTGCCCGGCGCCCGCAGCGAGGAGGAGCACGCCGCCCTGGCCACGGCCCGCTCCGAGGGCGGCGTCGAGGCGATCCTGCACTCCGGCTATCCGGTGCGTTTCTGGGACCACGACCTCGGCCCCGAGCGCCCCCACGTCTTCGTCGTCGAGGAGGCCCCCGAGGCCACGGCGGGCGAGGACGGCGAGGACGAGGCCCCGCCGCCGCTGCCGGGCACCGTCGACCGCCCCGCTCCCCTGCAGCTGCGACTGCTCACCGGCGGCCTGGCCGCCCCGCTCAACGAGCCCCACCCCGTCGTCGCGCCGGACGGCTCCTTCGCCCTGCTGAGCGTCCCGGTGCCCCAGGCCCGCGCCGAGCGGCGCTCCGCCCTGGTGCGCATCGACCTGCCCAGCGGCGAGCGCCGCACCCTGCTCGACGAGGACGGCCACGAGGTCGAGGCCGGCCCGATCAGCCCCGACGGCACCCGCGCCGTCGTGGTCGTCGACCGCATCACCACGCCCACCGAGGGCCCGCACCCGCGCCTGTCGCTCATCGACACGACCACCGGCGAGACCGCCCCGCTGGCGCACGACTGGGACCTCTGGGCCGACCCGGTCGCCTGGACCCCCGACGGCTCCGCCCTGCTCGTGCTCGCCGACAGCAACGGGCGCCGCCCCGTCTTCCGCGTCGACGTCGCCACCGGCGAGGTCACCCAGGTGACCCACGACGACGCCGCGTGGAGCAACCTCGCGGTCGACCCCGGCGGCCGGGTGGCCTACGGCGTGCGCAGCTCCTACCTCTTCCCGCCCGAGGTCGTGCGCCTCGACCTCGCGACCGGCGAGGTCACGCCGCTGCCCGGACCGGTCGAGCGACCGAGCATCCCCGGCCGCCTCGAGGAGGTCGAGACGACGACCGAGGACGGCACCCGGGTGCGGGGCTGGCTGGCGCTGCCCGAGGGCGGCGGTGAAGGCGACGGCACGGCATACCCGCTGCTGCTGTGGATCCACGGCGGCCCGCTCAGCTCGTGGAACGCCTGGACCTGGCGCTGGAACCCGTGGCTGATGACCGCCCAGGGGTATGCCGTGCTGATGCCCGACCCGGCGCTGTCGACCGGCTACGGGCGCGACTTCGTGCAGCGGGGCTGGGGCGCGTGGGGCGAGGCGCCCTACACCGACCTCATGGCGATCACCGACGCCGTGGTGGCGCGCGACGACATCGACGAGACCCGGACCGCGGCGATGGGCGGCTCGTTCGGCGGCTACATGGCCAACTGGGTCGCCGGGCACACCGACCGGTTCCGGGCGATCGTCACGCACGCCTCGCTGTGGGCGCTGGACGGCTTCGGCCCGACGACCGACGCGGCCTTCTACTGGCAGCGCGAGATGACGGCCGAGATGGGCGAGGTCCACAGCCCGCACCGCTACGTCGAGCAGATCACCACGCCGATGCTCGTCATCCACGGCGACAAGGACTACCGCGTGCCGATCGGCGAGGGCCTGCGCCTCTGGTACGACCTGCTCTCGCGCTCCGGCCTGCCCGCCGCCGAGGACGGCTCGACGGTCCACCGGTTCCTCTACTTCCCCAGGGAGAACCACTGGATCCTCGCGCCGCAGCACGCCAAGGTCTGGTACGAGGTGGTCAGCGCCTTCCTCGCCGAGCACGTCCTGGGCGAGGAGCCGCGCGAGCTGCCGCACGTGCTCGGGCTCTCCCCCGCGCCCGCCGAGGTGATGGAGCAGGCGCGCAAGGCCTGA
- a CDS encoding PAC2 family protein, with translation MTTHSPLFRLEADASRQPQPAPLMLVSLEGFIDAGMVRSSLAEHLLDTLDHEVVARFDVDSLVDYRSRRPLMTFDVDHYADYEEPTLVLYRMQDAAGEPFLLLHGVEPDFRWEGFVEAVRQLCLAFGVRRVVGAHGIPMAVPHTRPVGMTRFSSDRELLGDHTPLFGSVKVPGSAEALLHLRLAEAGLTSMGVAVHVPHYLAETQFGDAVVAAVDAIMDLTGLVLPTAELIAMAGVTRARIESELDQNEGAREVVEGLERRYDHFVEGQRRRSLLAAEASKLPTADEIGAELEKFLQDPDVAGPAPQEPSDEAGTTEH, from the coding sequence GTGACGACGCACTCGCCACTGTTCCGGCTGGAGGCCGACGCCTCCCGCCAGCCGCAGCCCGCGCCGCTGATGCTCGTGTCCCTCGAGGGGTTCATCGACGCCGGCATGGTGCGCTCCAGCCTGGCCGAGCACCTGCTCGACACCCTTGACCACGAGGTGGTGGCCCGTTTCGACGTGGACTCCCTCGTGGACTACCGCTCCCGCCGTCCGCTCATGACCTTCGACGTCGACCACTACGCCGACTACGAGGAGCCGACGCTGGTCCTCTACCGGATGCAGGACGCGGCCGGCGAGCCGTTCCTGCTGCTGCACGGCGTCGAGCCGGACTTCCGCTGGGAGGGCTTCGTCGAGGCCGTCCGCCAGCTGTGCCTGGCGTTCGGCGTCCGCCGCGTCGTGGGCGCGCACGGCATCCCGATGGCGGTGCCGCACACCCGCCCGGTCGGCATGACCCGGTTCTCCAGCGACCGCGAGCTGCTCGGCGACCACACCCCGCTCTTCGGCTCGGTCAAGGTGCCCGGCAGCGCCGAGGCGCTGCTCCACCTGCGCCTGGCCGAGGCCGGCCTGACCTCGATGGGTGTCGCGGTCCACGTGCCGCACTACCTGGCCGAGACCCAGTTCGGCGACGCGGTCGTCGCGGCCGTCGACGCGATCATGGACCTCACCGGCCTGGTGCTGCCGACCGCCGAGCTCATCGCGATGGCCGGCGTCACCCGCGCCCGCATCGAGAGCGAGCTCGACCAGAACGAAGGGGCCCGCGAGGTCGTCGAGGGCCTGGAGCGCCGCTACGACCACTTCGTCGAGGGTCAGCGCCGTCGCAGCCTGCTGGCCGCCGAGGCCTCCAAGCTGCCGACGGCCGACGAGATCGGCGCCGAGCTCGAGAAGTTCCTGCAGGACCCCGACGTGGCCGGGCCGGCCCCGCAGGAGCCCTCCGACGAGGCGGGCACCACCGAGCACTGA
- a CDS encoding EcsC family protein produces MGLFGSKDDSPARQDDLPAQGGGGPLDAVANMFVNRIMDLGIDGVGPLASSSAVAADALRKHHGDVEKAVAEVVRDHLKLGGAGGFVTGLGGLFTMPVALPANVLGFYTLATRMVAAIAELRGYDVRSPGGRAAVLLTLVGGDADDLLRKAGLSAVTGMTGSGRLARLAMSRMPQAAGMMVNKAIGFRLLTNVGARALGRVVRFVPIAGGIVGAGLDGLLMKRIADLARKEFTRQALAEAAAQG; encoded by the coding sequence ATGGGTCTCTTCGGCTCCAAGGACGACAGCCCGGCGCGACAGGACGACCTGCCCGCGCAGGGCGGCGGCGGGCCGCTCGACGCGGTCGCCAACATGTTCGTCAACCGGATCATGGACCTCGGCATCGACGGCGTCGGCCCGCTGGCGTCCTCCTCCGCAGTGGCCGCCGACGCGCTGCGCAAGCACCACGGCGACGTCGAGAAGGCGGTCGCCGAGGTCGTGCGTGACCACCTCAAGCTGGGCGGCGCCGGCGGCTTCGTCACCGGCCTCGGCGGTCTGTTCACCATGCCGGTGGCGCTGCCCGCCAACGTGCTCGGCTTCTACACCCTGGCGACCCGCATGGTCGCCGCGATCGCCGAGCTGCGGGGGTATGACGTGCGCAGCCCGGGCGGGCGCGCGGCGGTCCTCCTCACGCTGGTGGGTGGCGACGCCGACGACCTGCTGCGCAAGGCCGGCCTCAGCGCGGTGACGGGCATGACCGGGTCGGGCCGCCTCGCCCGCCTGGCGATGTCCCGCATGCCGCAGGCCGCCGGGATGATGGTCAACAAGGCCATCGGCTTCCGCCTGCTCACCAACGTGGGCGCCCGCGCCCTGGGCCGCGTCGTCCGGTTCGTCCCGATCGCCGGTGGCATCGTCGGCGCCGGGCTCGACGGCCTGCTCATGAAGCGCATCGCCGACCTGGCCCGCAAGGAGTTCACCCGGCAGGCGCTGGCGGAGGCCGCCGCCCAGGGCTGA
- a CDS encoding DUF4192 domain-containing protein, which yields MEPIQSPSHPSAGAAAPTVVLSGTAQLLASVPHLLGYHPRRSLVVLACGPVDADAPGASAPRAPVRCTARQDLPDVKDAAASVGVLAEPLVRAGREAGGPLLVHAFVHDGDPGEVEAVAAAVRALVRRTGHTLHELVHVVDGRYRSLLASRTSAGPAPDESGDDWRPVPDAADVPAVADLVLQGRSPLGSREEVAARVRQRDEAAATATGLALTLLELAPESCDVEDALTRLGRWVVHGEDEPAARDRARIVRVLADRTVRDAVLARWLPGLCRVEDVLPADGASRLRRAVPPWPRRDAAPLDRLLRLAGQVPTEDAVPLLTLAGGMAWDTGEGTVANEAIDLALETDPAYRMAQLLRAALDAGLPPLGRSADVA from the coding sequence ATGGAACCGATCCAGAGCCCGTCCCACCCGTCCGCCGGGGCCGCCGCGCCGACCGTCGTGCTCTCCGGCACGGCCCAGCTGCTCGCGAGCGTGCCGCACCTGCTCGGCTACCACCCGCGCCGCTCGCTCGTCGTGCTGGCGTGCGGTCCGGTCGACGCCGACGCACCGGGGGCATCCGCACCACGGGCGCCGGTGCGCTGCACGGCGCGGCAGGACCTGCCCGACGTCAAGGACGCCGCGGCGTCCGTCGGGGTGCTCGCCGAGCCGCTCGTGCGGGCCGGCCGGGAGGCGGGCGGGCCGCTGCTCGTCCACGCGTTCGTCCACGACGGCGACCCGGGGGAGGTGGAGGCGGTCGCCGCGGCGGTGCGCGCCCTGGTGCGGCGCACCGGCCATACCCTGCACGAGCTCGTGCACGTCGTCGACGGGCGCTACCGGTCGCTGCTCGCGAGCAGGACGTCCGCCGGTCCGGCACCCGACGAGTCCGGCGACGACTGGCGGCCCGTCCCCGACGCCGCCGACGTGCCCGCGGTCGCCGACCTGGTCCTCCAGGGCCGCTCCCCGCTCGGCAGCCGGGAGGAGGTGGCGGCGCGGGTGCGGCAGCGCGACGAGGCCGCCGCGACCGCGACCGGTCTCGCGCTGACGCTGCTGGAGCTGGCGCCGGAGTCCTGCGACGTCGAGGACGCCCTGACCCGCCTGGGCCGCTGGGTGGTGCACGGCGAGGACGAGCCGGCGGCCCGCGACCGGGCACGCATCGTCCGGGTGCTCGCCGACAGGACCGTCCGCGACGCGGTGCTGGCCCGGTGGCTCCCCGGGCTGTGCCGGGTCGAGGACGTCCTGCCGGCCGACGGCGCGAGCCGGCTGCGCCGCGCCGTCCCGCCCTGGCCGCGGCGCGACGCGGCCCCGCTCGACCGGCTGCTGCGGCTGGCCGGGCAGGTGCCGACGGAGGACGCCGTGCCGCTGCTGACCCTCGCCGGCGGGATGGCCTGGGACACGGGGGAGGGGACCGTCGCCAACGAGGCGATCGACCTCGCCCTGGAGACCGATCCGGCCTACCGGATGGCGCAGCTGCTGCGGGCCGCGCTCGACGCGGGCCTGCCCCCGTTGGGACGCTCCGCCGACGTGGCCTGA
- a CDS encoding universal stress protein, with product MSIIVGYIPTREGRAALRAARAEALLRQDKLVVVNSHRGGRDFDADEAQRFEDELGRVQRDLDEAGIEHEVRALVRGNEPAEDLVEVAEESNGQLIVIGLRRRTPIGKLILGSNAQRILLEATCPVLAVKAGDDD from the coding sequence ATGTCGATCATCGTCGGCTACATCCCCACCCGTGAAGGCCGCGCCGCCCTGCGCGCCGCTCGCGCCGAGGCCCTGCTGCGTCAGGACAAGCTCGTGGTGGTCAACTCCCACCGCGGCGGTCGTGACTTCGACGCCGACGAGGCCCAGCGCTTCGAGGACGAGCTCGGCCGGGTCCAGCGCGACCTCGACGAGGCCGGCATCGAGCACGAGGTCCGCGCCCTGGTGCGCGGCAACGAGCCCGCGGAGGACCTGGTCGAGGTGGCCGAGGAGAGCAACGGCCAGCTCATCGTCATCGGCCTGCGCCGCCGCACCCCGATCGGCAAGCTGATCCTGGGCTCCAACGCCCAGCGGATCCTCCTCGAGGCCACGTGCCCGGTGCTGGCCGTCAAGGCCGGCGACGACGACTGA